Within Rhodopirellula halodulae, the genomic segment CAATGACCGGTCGCTCAATCCAGTGGCGGTGGCGAGGTCACACGCCGCTGGACAATCCGCTGCGTTTTCACCCGATGGGACGCAGTTGGCCGTCGGAGACACCTATGCAATCAAAGTCTTTGATTTGACCACCGGACGGCAAACCAAATTGCTGCAGAGCACCGAGATCCAGTGGTCGATGCGTTTTGCGCCCAACGGCCGTCATCTTTTCAGCGGTGGCAATGGCAAGGTCAATTTGTGGGACACCCAGACCGGTGGTTTGGTGCATTCGGAAACGGTTGGTTCCAGCTTCTATGTGCAGTCGCTCGCAATCTCGTCGGATGGTCGTCGTCTGTTCTGTCCGACGGATCACAACACCGCCACGGTGTTTGAGGTGAAATGAAACCATGTTGCGCTTTAGTTTGGCATCGTTTTTCGTGCTGCCCGTTGCTTTGGGGTACTTTGATCTCACCGTGGTGAGGCCCGTTGTTGCGGCAATCGTTCTCGGTGTCGTCGCGGTGGTTTGGGTTGGCTACGGGTTGATGGCCGAGCAGACTGAAACTTACTTGGATGTGCGTTCCAAAATCGGATTTCAGTTCCTGGGAATGTGCTTGATGGCGTGCGCGTTGATTTGTGTTGTGGTGAAGGTGGGCGACCGAGCGTCAGACAACTTTTCGCGATGGGCCTACGAGTATCGAATGAGCCGCCTGGGATATGAAAAAGTCTATGACGCTCCGACATTGGGTACGAACGGCCAGGTGCTCGCGCGAGGTTATCGGTGGAAGAAGTCGGAGTGAAGGTGTTCCGCGTTGCCGATTCGCTGGAATGCGTCGGCCACGAGTCGTTTACCCGGAAGGTGTTGAAGGATGATCAATCCGTATGCCGTTGCATCGACTGCGAGTGAGCACCATGGCGACGCGAATGAGAGTCGCGTTCACTGGCGTCGGCCTGTAACGCATGTGCATGCCGTTGCGATCGGAGTGGGCGTCGCAATGATTTGTCCGGTGTACCTGTCGTTTTCTTGGTACGCCAGCTTGGGATTTGTGTGGGCCGCGAACAATGCGTATTTGATGTGGGCGTTTGTGGTTCCTGGACTGGTGGCGATCGGGATGGGATGGCTCGCGGCCAGCGTGATTCCAGCGATGCGGTACCGAGCGATCTTGAATTACCCGATGTTGTTGCCGTTTGTCGTGTTGACGGCGTTGTTCTCCACGATGTTCACGTTGCTCGGGTTCGGGTATTTGAATCAGACAATTCAGTTGGGCCCGTACCGGTTGACGATGTTGAGCGTTTTTCACTCGGTGATTGTGGGCACCGCGGTGTTTTTGCATTTGTTCCTCCGACCGGTTCGCCGAGATTCGTTGGGCGAAATGCGTCGGGAACCGTCGGCTTGAGTGCGATTAGAGTGGACGCGGGCGGATGACGGCAGGGTCGGCGGGATTGTCGCGGACCACTCCGTGGTCCTGCGTTTGAGCCGTAGGTCCGGTTCCACCGGACGCTGGTTGGGGTGGTGCGGAAGGTTCGATCTCGTTGCGTTTGTTTGGCTGACGATGCTCACGAGACCTGTCGCATTGGAACCGCGGCTAACGCCGGTCGGCTACTTGGTTGCTCGAGCGATTGGGCGGTTTGGATGTTGGTGAGCCGTAGGTCCGGTTCCACCGGACGCTGGTTGGGGTGGGGTGGAAGGTTTGATCTCGTCGCGTTTGTTCGGCTGACGATGCTCACGAGACCTGTCGCGTGGGAACCGCGGCTAACGCCGATCGGCTGTTTGTTTGCTCGGCGGGGTTGAGTTTGCGGGAACGGTATGTTGGTGAGGGTGTCACCGGGCGGCTTACGCCGCGTCCGCTAAGATTGTTGTGAGCCGTAGGTCCGGTTCCACCGGACGCCGGTTGGGGTGGGGTGGAAGGTTCGATCTCGTCGCGTTTGTCCGGCCAGCGACGCTCACAAAATCTGTCGCATGGAAACCGCGGCTAACGCCGGTCGGCTGTTAGGCTGCTCGAGCGATTGGGCCGTTTGGAGGTTGGTGAGCCGTAGGTCCGGTTCCACCGGACGCTGGTTGGAGTGGCGTGGAAGATTCGATCTCGTCGCGTTTGTTTGTTCCGCGGGCGACGCACACGAAGTCTGTCGCATGGAAACCGCGGCTAACGCCGATCGGCTGCCGGGTTGCTCGAGGGGTTGGGTTTCCGCAGGGGGAATTTGCTGGGTGGTTTTTGGCTCGTTCGTGAGGCTTTCGGCGGCGCACGAAAAAACGCAGCGTTTGTGGTGCAAATGCTGCGTTGAGGATCTCTTTGAGGATCGGATGCGAATCAGTTCAGTTCGCGGATTTGGATGTCACGCCAGCGGACTTCGTAGGGGCCGGTGCCGGCTTTAATGCCGTGGACCTGCAGGCCCAGGAAGCCTTCCGTGGAAGATTCGGGATCTTCGATGTCGGTGATTTTCTGGTCTCCGATCCAAACTTGGAATCGGTTGCCATGGGCGCGAACCAGGTAACGGTTGTATTGGCTGTTCTTGTAGGCGTCTTTCACCGGTTGTTCTTTGGTGATCCATCCGCGACCGGTGGCTTCCGAGTACAAGTAGCCAGCTTCCCCGGGAGCTGATTCAATTTCGACTTGCGGTCCAAAGACTCGTCCGCCTTTTTCGCGAGATTGCGAGCGGATTTGGACGCCACTGTTGAGGCCGTTGTCCACGTTGACTTCGAACGTCAATTCGAAGTTGCCGTAATTCTTGTCGCTGCAGAGAAACGAGTTTGGGCTGCCTTCGGAGGTCTTGCCGACAATCGAACCTTCTTCGACGCGGTATTGAGCCGTGCCATTCTTGCGATTCCATCCGTCCAAGCTCTTGCCGTCGAAAAGCGATACCCAGCCTTCCGCTTTCAGATTAGGAGCGGCGTCGAAGTTGACTCCGGCGGTTGCTTGATCAGCGGAATCGCCTTCCGCTTGTGCCGCCTCAGCGGGTTCGCCTTGTGCCGCGTCGTCGTCGCCCATCTTCTCGCTGGACACCGAGTCCAAGGAAACCTTGCCGGTGGCGGCCCATTCGGTTCCGCGACGCAGCGTGGTTTGGAACGCCAGGCCTTTCATTGCTGCGACGTCGTGACCAAGCGTGGTGTGGAAGACTCGTCCGTTGCCATAGTGAACTGTCATCAAGATCGGTTCGTGTTCACCCGTTCCGCCGGTCGCCGGGTTGCTGTATGCCGTTGCCAAAACATGCATGTTTTCGGCCGGGCCGCGAAGTTTTCCGTACAACTCGTCGGCGACTTGCATGAAAGAGTTGGGCAGACCCGCGGTGATGGGGTGCGAGTCATCACGCACGAC encodes:
- a CDS encoding family 16 glycoside hydrolase — encoded protein: MKFRLCPPIAALAIAAASSLLFANLSVAAEPLNVLLVDGQNNHKWQETTPLIQATLESGGFAKVTVLTAPGKGEDKSDFAPKFTDYDVVVSNYNGESWSRSTEESFEAYVSGGGGFVSVHAADNSFPKWTAYNRMIGLGGWGGRNEKDGPYVRWKEDQKKFTRDMSKGGGGQHGKRVPFMMVVRDDSHPITAGLPNSFMQVADELYGKLRGPAENMHVLATAYSNPATGGTGEHEPILMTVHYGNGRVFHTTLGHDVAAMKGLAFQTTLRRGTEWAATGKVSLDSVSSEKMGDDDAAQGEPAEAAQAEGDSADQATAGVNFDAAPNLKAEGWVSLFDGKSLDGWNRKNGTAQYRVEEGSIVGKTSEGSPNSFLCSDKNYGNFELTFEVNVDNGLNSGVQIRSQSREKGGRVFGPQVEIESAPGEAGYLYSEATGRGWITKEQPVKDAYKNSQYNRYLVRAHGNRFQVWIGDQKITDIEDPESSTEGFLGLQVHGIKAGTGPYEVRWRDIQIRELN